The proteins below are encoded in one region of Thermothelomyces thermophilus ATCC 42464 chromosome 1, complete sequence:
- a CDS encoding uncharacterized protein (Contains conserved domains SIR2-fam[cd01407], SIR2 family of proteins and PTZ00408[PTZ00408], NAD-dependent deacetylase), whose product MGQEQSSILISEDTPPQTLAERSLTAVADFIKSGSVRRIVVMTGAGISTAAGIPDFRSPETGLYANLAALDLPEPEAVFDLTFFRQNPRPFYALARELYPGARYRPTVSHAFIALLARKGLLHVLFTQNIDCLERAAGVPADRIVEAHGSFATQRCIDCRHPFPDAEMRAFVEKGEVPRCERVVAAAGAGGAGGAGGKAERCGGLVKPDIVFFGESLPKAFFERSGAVQEADLVLVMGTSLQVHPFAGLPNMVEQGVPRVLFNLERVGSFGTRADDVMVLGDCDAGVRKLAAALGWGDELEKSWRALVGDEEAERQLQGASKRLAALHDEVDKLAEEVEEVLRIDGKEEEAEEAKREGQADHSRDASATGAGAGCQAGEAGEGEGEACPRTEPIAEPRPEDETDSSGTDNGAKQSPAEQGEKNDGGDDAEKKAD is encoded by the exons ATGGGCCAGGAGCAGTCGTCGATCCTGATCAGCGAGGACACCCCGCCTCAGACGCTGGCGGAGCGCAGCCtcaccgccgtcgccgaTTTCATCAAGTCCGGCAGCGTCCGCCGCATCGTCGTCATGACCGGCGCGGGCATCTCCACCGCGGCGGGCA TCCCCGACTTCCGTTCTCCCGAAACGGGGCTCTACGCCAACCTGGCGGCGCTCGACCTTCCCGAGCCCGAGGCCGTCTTCGACCTGACCTTCTTCCGGCAGAACCCGCGGCCGTTCTACGCGCTGGCGCGGGAGCTGTACCCGGGGGCGCGCTACCGCCCCACCGTCTCGCACGCCTTCATCGCCCTGCTGGCGCGCAAGGGCCTGCTGCACGTCCTCTTCACCCAGAACATCGACTGCCTCGAGCGCGCCGCCGGCGTCCCCGCCGACCGCATCGTCGAGGCCCACGGCAGCTTCGCCACCCAGCGCTGCATCGACTGCCGCCACCCCTTCCCGGACGCCGAGATGCGGGCCTTTGTCGAGAAGGGCGAGGTGCCGCGGTGCGAGAGGGTGGTCGCCgcggccggtgccggtggtgCCGGCGGTGCCGGCGGGAAGGCGGAGCGCTGCGGCGGGCTGGTGAAGCCCGACATCGTCTTCTTCGGCGAGTCCCTGCCCAAGGCCTTCTTCGAGCGGAGCGGGGCCGTCCAGGAGGCCGACCTGGTCCTGGTCATGGGCACCAGCCTGCAGGTCCACCCGTTCGCCGGCCTGCCCAACATGGTGGAGCAGGGCGTGCCGCGGGTCCTTTTCAACCTGGAGCGGGTCGGGTCCTTCGGGACGCGGGCGGACGACGTCATGGTGCTGGGGGACTGCGACGCCGGGGTGAGGAAGCTGGCGGCCGCGCTCGGGTGGGGGGACGAGCTAGAGAAGAGCTGGAGGGCGCTGGTCGGAGACGAGGAGGCGGAGAGGCAGCTGCAGGGCGCTTCCAAGCGGCTCGCCGCTCTGCATGACGAGGTCGACAAGCTCGCGGAAGAGGTGGAGGAGGTGCTCCGTATCGATgggaaggaagaagaagccgaGGAGGCAAAGCGGGAGGGCCAGGCGGATCACTCCCGGGATGCTTCTGCAACCGGAGCCGGCGCAGGGTGTCAGGCTGGAGAGGCAGGAGAAGGTGAAGGTGAGGCGTGCCCACGGACCGAACCTATTGCTGAGCCTCGGCCCGAGGACGAGACCGATTCCTCAGGAACTGACAACGGTGCAAAACAAAGTCCGGCGGAGCAAGGAGAGAAGAATGATGGCGGAGACGATGCCGAGAAGAAGGCGGATTAG